The DNA window GCAGCCCCCAAGAACGTGCGCACCACGACGTGTACCAATGCCAGACCGAGACCACGTACGACCCACCCATTCATGTGACACAGCGTAACCAGCAGAGTTCCGCGCGTGTGTCCTAACCCACACAAAGCGCTCGAAGAGGCGTCGCACACGGTCGGGCGGAGGTGGGGGACGCGGGGGATCTGCCGTAGTTTCGAGGCATGTCGACAGAATCGGTGACCGCTCCGACCGCCGCGCGCCGTGCGAGGCTGCGCGAGTTGCTCCGCGAACGCGGCCTCGACGCGCTGCTGGTGACGGATCTGCTGAACATCCGCTACCTCACGGGGTTCACCGGATCGAACGCGGCGCTGCTGGTCGCGGCGGCCGACGAGCCGGGCACGGAGGACCGGACGGTCGTCTGCACCGACGGGCGGTACCTCGTCCAGATCGCCGAGCAGGTGCCGGACCTGCGGGCCGAGATCGCGCGTGCCAGTGCCCCCCGGTTGCTCGAGGCCGCGGCGGAGTGGGGATTCGGCAAGCTCGGGTTCGAGAGTCACGTGGTGACCTTCGATCAGCACGCCGCGTGGTCCGACGCCGCGGCGGCGGTCGCGCTGGTCCGGGCACCGCGGCTGGTCGAGCAACTGCGGGAGGTCAAGGACGAGGGCGAGATCGAGCTGCTGCGCCGGGCGTGCGCCGTCGCGGACCGGGCGCTCGCCGACCTCGTCGCCCGCGGCGGGCTGCGCCCGGGGCGGACCGAGCGGGAGGTGGGGCGAGAACTCGAATCGCTGATGTTCGACCACGGCGCGGACGGCATCTCGTTCGAGACGATCGTGGCCGCCGGGCCCAACTCGGCCGTCCCGCACCACCGTCCCACCGACGCGGTGCTGCGGTCGGGCGACTTCGTGAAGTTGGACTTCGGGGCGCAGGTCGGCGGCTACCACTCGGACATGACCCGCACCTACGTCCTCGACCGCGCCGCGGCGTGGCAGCGCGACCTCTACGACCTCGTCGCCCGGGCGCAGGCCGCGGGCCGGGCCGCTCTCGCGCCCGGAACCGACGTCGCGGTGGTGGACGCCGCGGCGCGGACGGTCGTCGACGACGCCGGATACGGGGAGCTGTTCCTGCACGGACTCGGGCACGGCGTCGGTCTCGAGATCCACGAAGCGCCCGGGATCGGCAAGCTCGGCACCGGTACACTGCTACGCGGTGCGGTGGTGACCGTCGAGCCGGGTGTGTATTTCTCCGGACGCGGTGGCGTCAGGATCGAGGACACGCTCGTCGTTCGCGAGCAGGAGCCGGAACTCCTCACTCTCACCAGCAAGGATTTCACGATCGTCTGAAGGAGACGCGAAACCAAGTGGCAGATACCAGTGATTTCAAGAACGGCCTCGTGCTGAAGATCGAGGGTCAGCTGTGGCAGATCCTCGAGTTCCAGCACGTCAAGCCCGGCAAGGGTCCGGCCTTCGTCCGTACGAAGATCAAGAACGTGCTCTCCGGTAAGACCGTCGACAAGACCTGGAACGCGGGCGTCAAGGTCGAGACCGCCACGGTCGACCGCCGCGACATGACCTACCTCTACCACGACGGTAGCGACTACATCTTCATGGACGGCGAGACCTACGACCAGATCCCGGTCGCGGAGGACATCGTCGGCGACGGTGCGCGCTTCCTGCTCGAGAACATGCAGGTCCAGGTCGCCACCCACGAGGACGCCCCGCTGTTCGTCGAACTCCCGGTCACGGTCGAGCTCGAGGTCAAGCACACCGATCCCGGTCTGCAGGGCGACCGCTCGACGGGCGGCACCAAGCCTGCGACGCTCGAGACCGGCGCCGAGATCCAGGTCCCGCTGTTCATCAACACCGGCGACAAGCTCAAGGTCGACTCGCGTGACGGCAACTACCTCGGGCGCGTGAATTCCTGAGTGTCGGGCACGCATAAGAAACTCGGAGCACGTCACAAGGCCCGCAAGCGGGCCGTCGACTTCCTGTTCGAGGCCGAGGCGCGCGACGTCGACCCGGTGGAACTCGCGGAGGAGCGGGCACAGCTCGCGGCCCGCGACGATTCGGTCGCGCCGGTCGCCCCGTACACCGCGACGGTCGTGCAGGGAGTCGCCGAGAACCTGGACCGGCTGGACCAGGTGATCGCGTCCCACCTGCAGGATTGGACGCTGGAACGGTTGCCGGCGGTCGACCGCGCGATCCTGCGCATCGCGGCGTGGGAGTTGTTCCACGCCACCGATGTCCCGCCGGTCGTGGCGGTGGACGAGGCCGTCGAACTGGCCAAGGAGCTCTCCACCGACGACTCGCCCGGATTCGTCAACGGTGTACTCGGTCAGATCGTCCTGGTGGCCCCGCAGGTGCGCGCCGCCGCTGCCGCGACGTCGCAGCGGGCGTCCACCGACAGTGGTGCGAACGACGACGCCGACCCCGAAGACTCCGAGTCCTGACAGTGACTTCCGCTGCCGCCCATCCCGTACCGGGGTGGGCGGCAGCGTGGTCTGATCACCCGGGACCCGCCCGGAATCTGGCGCGAAATCGGCCGCTGGTAGGCTCACCCGCGTCAGACATCCTTTAACGATCCGTCCAGAGAGGCGGAGAAGGAGGTCGCTGAATGCGTATGCCCGAAGGGCCCTCATCAGGTCTTCCCGCGAACGCTCGCGAACTGTTGTCCCCGGCCGACGTCGGCAGGACCGTCGCCCGTATCGCGCACCAGATCATCGAGAAGACCGCGCTCGACTCGGCCGACGCCTCGGACGGCGCTGCCGTCGAAGCGGCGCCGCGCGTCGTGCTGATCGGAATCCCCACCCGCGGCACCACGCTCGCCGCGCGCCTCGCGGACAAGATCGAGGAGTTCACCGGCATCCGTCCGCCGGTCGGCTCGCTCGACATCACGCTCTACCGCGACGACCTGCGGACCAAGCCGCACCGGCCGCTCGAGCGCACGTCCGTCCCCGAGGGCGGCGTCGACAACGCACTCGTGGTCCTCGTCGACGACGTGCTGTTCTCCGGCCGCACCGTCCGCGCCGCCCTCGACGCGCTGCGCGACCTGGGCCGCCCGCGCGCGGTCCAGCTGGCGGTCCTCGTCGACCGCGGCCATCGCGAGCTGCCGCTGCGCGCCGACTACGTAGGCAAGAACGTGCCCACCGCACGCACCGAGGACGTCGCCGTGCTCCTGGCCGAGCACGACGGACGGGACGGTGTGGTGTTGTCGAGCGGGCACGCAGAGGAGAACGAGAAGTGAAGCACCTGCTCTCCATCGCGGATCTGAACCGGGATTCTGCGACCGAGCTGCTCGACGAGGCGGAGCGGTTCGAACAGGCCCTGCTGGGGCGGGAAGTCAAGAAGCTGCCGACGCTGCGCGGGCGCACCGTGATGACCGTGTTCTTCGAGAACTCCACCCGCACGCGGGTGTCGTTCGAGGTCGCCGGCAAGTGGATGAGCGCGGACGTCATCAACGTCAGCGCGTCCAGTTCCTCGGTGTCCAAGGGGGAGTCGCTGCGCGACACCGCGATGACGCTGCGGGCGGCCGGCGCGGACGCGCTGATCGTCCGCCACCCGGCTTCCGGTGCGGCACATCAGATCGCGGCGTGGACCGGGGCGGCCGAGGACGGCGGTCCGGCGATCGTCAATGCCGGTGACGGCACCCACGAGCACCCCACGCAGGCGCTGCTGGACGCGCTCACGTTGCGCCAGCGACTCGGCGGCATCGAGGGCCGCCGCATCGTGATCGTCGGCGACATCCTGCACAGCCGGGTGGCGCGGTCGAACGCGCTGCTGC is part of the Rhodococcus sp. SGAir0479 genome and encodes:
- the pyrR gene encoding bifunctional pyr operon transcriptional regulator/uracil phosphoribosyltransferase PyrR: MRMPEGPSSGLPANARELLSPADVGRTVARIAHQIIEKTALDSADASDGAAVEAAPRVVLIGIPTRGTTLAARLADKIEEFTGIRPPVGSLDITLYRDDLRTKPHRPLERTSVPEGGVDNALVVLVDDVLFSGRTVRAALDALRDLGRPRAVQLAVLVDRGHRELPLRADYVGKNVPTARTEDVAVLLAEHDGRDGVVLSSGHAEENEK
- a CDS encoding aspartate carbamoyltransferase catalytic subunit is translated as MKHLLSIADLNRDSATELLDEAERFEQALLGREVKKLPTLRGRTVMTVFFENSTRTRVSFEVAGKWMSADVINVSASSSSVSKGESLRDTAMTLRAAGADALIVRHPASGAAHQIAAWTGAAEDGGPAIVNAGDGTHEHPTQALLDALTLRQRLGGIEGRRIVIVGDILHSRVARSNALLLSMLGAEVVLVAPRTLLPAGVETWPVRVSHSLDAELPGADAVLMLRVQAERMNGGFFPSPREYSITYGLSEKRLGLLDDHAVVLHPGPMLRGMEIASSVADSPKTAVLQQVTNGVHVRMAVLFRLLVGTEEVA
- the nusB gene encoding transcription antitermination factor NusB; its protein translation is MSGTHKKLGARHKARKRAVDFLFEAEARDVDPVELAEERAQLAARDDSVAPVAPYTATVVQGVAENLDRLDQVIASHLQDWTLERLPAVDRAILRIAAWELFHATDVPPVVAVDEAVELAKELSTDDSPGFVNGVLGQIVLVAPQVRAAAAATSQRASTDSGANDDADPEDSES
- the efp gene encoding elongation factor P is translated as MADTSDFKNGLVLKIEGQLWQILEFQHVKPGKGPAFVRTKIKNVLSGKTVDKTWNAGVKVETATVDRRDMTYLYHDGSDYIFMDGETYDQIPVAEDIVGDGARFLLENMQVQVATHEDAPLFVELPVTVELEVKHTDPGLQGDRSTGGTKPATLETGAEIQVPLFINTGDKLKVDSRDGNYLGRVNS
- a CDS encoding M24 family metallopeptidase, which translates into the protein MSTESVTAPTAARRARLRELLRERGLDALLVTDLLNIRYLTGFTGSNAALLVAAADEPGTEDRTVVCTDGRYLVQIAEQVPDLRAEIARASAPRLLEAAAEWGFGKLGFESHVVTFDQHAAWSDAAAAVALVRAPRLVEQLREVKDEGEIELLRRACAVADRALADLVARGGLRPGRTEREVGRELESLMFDHGADGISFETIVAAGPNSAVPHHRPTDAVLRSGDFVKLDFGAQVGGYHSDMTRTYVLDRAAAWQRDLYDLVARAQAAGRAALAPGTDVAVVDAAARTVVDDAGYGELFLHGLGHGVGLEIHEAPGIGKLGTGTLLRGAVVTVEPGVYFSGRGGVRIEDTLVVREQEPELLTLTSKDFTIV